In Candidatus Omnitrophota bacterium, a single window of DNA contains:
- a CDS encoding thiamine pyrophosphate-dependent dehydrogenase E1 component subunit alpha, giving the protein MKIDKKIAVFLYYHMLRIRMIEEKIAQLYAEQQMRCPVHLCIGQEAIAVGVCANLLKKDYLLSNHRSHGHYLAKGGNLKQMLAEIYGKSTGCSKGKGGSMHLVDLTVGILGTTPIVGGIIPVATGVAFGTQMKEKDNLTAVFFGDAATEEGVFFESLNFASLKKLPVLFICENNFFSVYSPLAVRQPKERDNLALVRSLGIKGSKGDGNNVFEVYALAKKAVADIRKGKGPYFLEFDTYRWREHCGPNFDNDLGYRTEEDFLKWKKKCPLDSLEDKLIKGNILSLSRIESFKRNIQAEINRAISFAKNSPYPETEEMLSDVYAK; this is encoded by the coding sequence ATGAAAATAGATAAGAAAATAGCTGTTTTTTTATATTATCATATGTTACGCATCCGTATGATAGAGGAGAAAATCGCCCAGCTCTACGCAGAACAACAGATGCGTTGCCCTGTTCATTTATGTATTGGTCAGGAGGCAATTGCTGTGGGTGTTTGCGCTAACCTCTTGAAGAAAGATTATCTTTTAAGCAATCATCGTTCACATGGGCATTATCTGGCTAAGGGTGGTAATTTAAAACAGATGCTCGCCGAAATTTACGGCAAATCTACTGGATGTTCTAAGGGTAAAGGCGGGTCAATGCACTTAGTCGATTTAACGGTAGGCATATTAGGCACGACTCCTATTGTTGGTGGAATTATACCTGTAGCCACCGGAGTTGCTTTTGGCACGCAGATGAAGGAAAAAGATAATCTAACGGCTGTCTTTTTTGGGGATGCGGCGACAGAGGAGGGTGTATTTTTTGAGAGTTTAAATTTTGCTTCTTTAAAAAAACTACCGGTACTTTTTATCTGTGAAAATAATTTTTTCTCGGTTTATTCTCCTTTAGCTGTGCGCCAACCTAAAGAAAGGGATAATTTAGCTTTAGTTCGATCATTGGGTATTAAGGGCAGTAAAGGTGATGGTAATAATGTATTTGAGGTATATGCATTGGCAAAAAAAGCAGTAGCAGATATCCGTAAAGGAAAAGGGCCTTATTTTCTTGAGTTTGATACCTATCGCTGGAGAGAGCACTGTGGGCCTAATTTCGATAATGATTTAGGGTATAGGACAGAAGAAGATTTTTTAAAATGGAAAAAGAAATGTCCGCTTGATTCATTAGAAGATAAATTGATCAAAGGCAACATTTTGAGTCTTTCGCGGATTGAAAGTTTTAAGCGAAATATCCAGGCAGAGATAAATCGCGCAATCAGTTTTGCCAAGAATAGCCCTTATCCGGAAACTGAAGAGATGCTCTCGGATGTGTATGCAAAATAA
- a CDS encoding alpha-ketoacid dehydrogenase subunit beta — translation MNRQINLAQAVLEATAQCMQDDGSVYIMGLGVTDPKGVFGTTLGLEKKFGAKRVLDMPVAENGMTGIAIGSALVGMRPILTHQRIDFMLLSLDQIINNAAKWHYMFGGKMKIPIVIRLLVGRGWGQGPQHSQSLQALFAHIPGLKVVMPATPYDAKGLLVSAVEDNNPVIFIEHRWLHNTLGNVPLEKYRIPLGKAKVVKEGKDLTIISSSYTTLEAIKVAELFKNEGINIEVVDLRTIKPLDELTIIKSVKKTRRLIVIDSAWRSFSVASEILAQVAEKAYQSLKCAPVRITFPDAPTPTGWALSNHYYPQIEDIINTVKKMLKINKPQRSEKVLDKPLDVPDATFKGPF, via the coding sequence ATGAATAGACAAATAAATTTAGCGCAAGCAGTTCTTGAAGCAACAGCCCAATGTATGCAGGATGATGGCTCAGTTTATATTATGGGCCTGGGTGTTACCGACCCTAAAGGGGTTTTTGGAACTACTCTTGGGCTTGAAAAAAAATTCGGCGCAAAAAGAGTTTTGGATATGCCGGTAGCTGAAAACGGAATGACTGGTATTGCTATTGGCTCTGCTTTAGTTGGAATGCGCCCTATCTTGACTCACCAACGTATTGATTTTATGCTTTTATCCCTGGATCAGATAATCAATAATGCCGCAAAATGGCACTATATGTTTGGTGGAAAAATGAAGATACCGATAGTGATCCGTTTGTTAGTGGGCCGCGGGTGGGGGCAAGGGCCGCAGCATTCGCAAAGCCTGCAGGCGCTTTTTGCGCATATTCCGGGTTTAAAAGTAGTTATGCCGGCAACTCCCTATGATGCTAAAGGTTTATTGGTTTCTGCCGTTGAGGATAATAATCCGGTTATTTTTATTGAACATCGCTGGCTGCATAATACTTTGGGTAATGTCCCTTTAGAAAAATACAGGATTCCTTTAGGCAAGGCAAAAGTTGTAAAGGAGGGCAAGGATCTGACGATTATTTCTTCATCCTATACGACATTAGAAGCAATAAAGGTAGCTGAACTGTTTAAAAATGAAGGTATAAATATTGAAGTTGTAGATCTAAGGACAATTAAACCGCTGGACGAACTTACGATTATAAAATCGGTGAAGAAAACCAGAAGGTTAATTGTAATTGATAGTGCCTGGAGGAGCTTTTCTGTTGCCTCAGAGATATTGGCACAGGTTGCAGAAAAAGCGTATCAGTCTCTCAAGTGTGCGCCAGTACGCATTACCTTTCCGGATGCTCCGACTCCGACCGGCTGGGCATTGTCTAATCATTATTATCCTCAGATTGAGGATATAATAAATACTGTTAAAAAAATGTTAAAAATTAATAAACCACAACGATCAGAGAAAGTTTTAGATAAACCCTTGGACGTTCCTGATGCGACTTTTAAGGGGCCTTTTTAA
- a CDS encoding SDR family oxidoreductase, translating into MNILLLGGCGFVGTVLTQELLAQGHQATVVDIQWFGNYLAKHKNLKVIKEDIRNVDNIPMQGIDAVMHLANIANDPCGELNSKLAWEVNVLATMRLVERAIEHKVKQFILASSGSVYGVKDEPLVTEDLSLIPISDYNKTKMISERVLMSYQDRICIQILRPATVCGYSPRMRLDLSVNMLTMQALANGKITVLGGNQTRPNIHLKDMIGVYLHFLGKGTKLNGVFNAGFENISIIDIANKVVKHVPAEIIISESNDPRSYRLCSQKLLDTGFKPRYCVDDAIKEIALHFKSGNLKNEDKYYNIKTMKNLKLQ; encoded by the coding sequence ATGAATATTCTGTTGTTGGGAGGTTGTGGTTTCGTAGGGACAGTTTTAACTCAGGAACTTTTAGCGCAAGGCCATCAAGCCACCGTAGTAGATATTCAATGGTTTGGCAATTATTTGGCTAAGCATAAAAATCTTAAAGTCATTAAAGAAGATATACGTAATGTTGATAATATTCCGATGCAGGGAATAGACGCGGTTATGCATCTGGCTAATATTGCCAATGATCCTTGCGGTGAATTAAATTCTAAATTGGCATGGGAGGTTAATGTTTTAGCAACCATGCGTTTAGTGGAGCGGGCGATAGAACATAAGGTAAAACAGTTTATCCTTGCCAGTTCAGGCAGTGTTTACGGAGTCAAGGATGAGCCGTTGGTTACTGAGGATCTTTCTCTTATTCCGATATCTGATTACAACAAAACCAAAATGATTAGTGAGCGGGTATTAATGAGCTATCAGGATAGAATATGTATTCAAATTTTACGCCCGGCAACGGTCTGCGGATATTCTCCACGCATGCGTTTGGATCTTTCTGTAAATATGTTAACTATGCAAGCGTTAGCCAATGGAAAAATTACCGTATTAGGTGGTAATCAGACTCGCCCGAATATCCATCTGAAAGATATGATTGGAGTTTACCTGCATTTTCTTGGTAAGGGTACCAAGTTAAATGGTGTCTTTAACGCCGGTTTTGAGAATATTTCTATCATTGATATAGCCAATAAAGTGGTTAAGCATGTTCCCGCTGAGATTATTATCAGCGAATCCAATGATCCGCGCTCCTACAGGCTTTGTTCTCAGAAATTACTAGATACAGGTTTTAAGCCAAGGTACTGCGTTGATGATGCTATTAAGGAAATTGCGCTGCATTTTAAATCGGGAAATCTTAAAAATGAGGATAAATATTATAACATTAAAACAATGAAGAATCTTAAACTGCAATAG